The following are from one region of the Endozoicomonas sp. 4G genome:
- a CDS encoding RING finger domain-containing protein, whose protein sequence is MAFLYLYRTDIQHGLSWCFLANNKGVVGIFVLSLLAMMVVPLCYSSNLIDRHHLDGHKVRTEINDEKTHNSTLTVTGGKPAGNADFPSVGNGDNGGNGGFFYLPPPPWGGGGGRLSGLFEIDLTVLQPVINRLMSIGKNSVDGRQAANEDGQPSGSSPTGSNDANIHLHQEENQQEKRESPENRENQSPGEGNDSSGDGNNRKDDNGEKSENNASTQDLQVLANELLAIIASDEPNAAFKFREMLEMLDMPQRLQVLETKGTNIRGNTVTPLEAILALPRSAHKYSTRNRFIGQLIEAAGNNRQMILPKIVLDIIHKLNQSHQQPQIGDFEKCCFTEYFFQLFLIHLNPVERIRNLLEKISDLAIRNEVINNTQSLTFPTSFLDTLKRLNQHPSFRELIRLSNEQRIQNNYIATTTFRDNALRVDKHESGKIIDSECAICKEQFERSSNIVKTSCNHLYHVDCLSQWLKKRRQDRAFQDCPVCRTQLNGLRIKVNDFNKLLKKYDGCHSLATAERAVKEWNKAETSYATLYHFIQFCRHSSQASDDSQFVKLLRCLIHPAKKAEIIHRGDINSAVFSPNNHRVVTASNDGTAKIYVYQADGSWREEFTIHHDSRVKLASFSADSSRVLTASGDGTAKIHVLKENRSWQEEVTISHDGPIYLAEFSADSSHVLTASRDGTAKIHGQKKDRSWKREVTINHDGPINIASFSNDGSHVMTVGEDNLVKITGKSADGSWQVKFIVIHEDWVNSANFSPDNRYLVTASDDGTAKITGQKDDGSWQEEYISINGSIFATNFSPDSRHVLTVGRDDNLVKIIGKRADGSWGVKTIISHSDLVSTAIFSPDSRHVMTTSLDNQAKIYGEKTDALWEEEITIHHNDLVFTAIFSPDSQHAVIASDDGTAKIHNLKHDGSWEEGRTIYDIRQASDASFSPDGRFVMTFGNGLAKINDLNGAAQINIRHFYPIFTASFSANSRFVLTQSFLSDPDGFGEIVKITELWKEE, encoded by the coding sequence ATGGCGTTCCTTTATCTTTACAGAACAGACATTCAACACGGATTGTCCTGGTGTTTTCTGGCAAACAATAAGGGCGTGGTTGGTATTTTTGTTCTTTCCTTGCTGGCTATGATGGTTGTACCGCTATGTTATTCCTCAAACCTTATTGACCGTCATCATCTCGATGGGCACAAGGTTCGGACTGAAATCAATGATGAGAAAACCCACAATAGCACCCTGACAGTGACAGGAGGCAAACCTGCTGGCAACGCCGATTTTCCCAGTGTCGGCAACGGAGACAACGGAGGCAACGGGGGCTTCTTTTATTTGCCGCCTCCTCCCTGGGGAGGTGGCGGCGGCAGGCTATCGGGATTGTTCGAAATTGACCTGACTGTTCTGCAACCCGTCATCAACCGGCTGATGTCCATAGGTAAGAATTCTGTCGATGGCCGACAGGCAGCCAATGAGGATGGTCAACCCTCTGGCAGCAGTCCCACAGGATCAAATGATGCAAATATCCACCTCCATCAAGAGGAAAATCAACAGGAAAAAAGAGAATCACCTGAAAATCGAGAGAACCAATCACCAGGAGAAGGCAATGATAGCAGTGGAGATGGCAATAACAGAAAAGACGACAATGGAGAGAAGAGTGAAAATAATGCTTCGACTCAAGACCTTCAGGTACTTGCCAATGAGCTTTTAGCCATCATTGCAAGCGACGAACCCAACGCCGCTTTTAAATTCAGGGAAATGTTAGAGATGCTGGACATGCCTCAGCGTTTGCAGGTTCTGGAAACAAAAGGCACAAACATCAGGGGCAATACGGTTACTCCTCTCGAGGCGATATTGGCACTGCCGCGTTCTGCCCATAAGTACTCAACACGCAACCGATTTATCGGGCAGCTGATAGAAGCCGCTGGCAACAACCGCCAGATGATTTTGCCCAAGATTGTTCTGGACATAATCCACAAGCTTAACCAATCTCACCAACAACCACAGATAGGGGATTTTGAAAAATGTTGCTTTACTGAGTACTTCTTTCAATTGTTCCTGATTCATTTAAACCCGGTTGAGCGTATTCGCAATCTATTAGAAAAAATATCAGATTTAGCCATAAGGAATGAGGTTATAAATAATACACAATCATTGACATTTCCCACCTCTTTTCTGGATACCTTGAAACGACTTAACCAGCACCCATCGTTCCGTGAATTAATACGCTTATCAAATGAACAGCGTATTCAAAATAATTACATAGCGACCACTACTTTTCGCGATAATGCACTGCGTGTGGATAAACATGAATCCGGAAAAATCATTGATTCAGAGTGCGCGATATGTAAGGAGCAGTTTGAACGCTCGTCAAATATAGTGAAAACCTCCTGTAATCACCTTTATCACGTTGATTGTTTAAGTCAGTGGCTCAAAAAAAGGAGGCAGGATCGTGCATTTCAAGATTGTCCTGTCTGTCGTACACAATTAAATGGCTTAAGGATAAAAGTTAACGACTTTAACAAACTATTGAAAAAATACGACGGTTGTCATTCTTTAGCCACTGCAGAAAGAGCAGTTAAGGAATGGAATAAAGCAGAAACAAGTTATGCAACCTTGTACCATTTTATCCAATTTTGCCGACATAGCAGCCAGGCATCTGATGATTCACAGTTTGTAAAACTCTTGCGATGCCTCATTCATCCAGCGAAAAAAGCCGAAATTATCCATCGCGGCGATATCAACTCAGCCGTCTTCAGTCCCAATAACCACCGTGTGGTGACTGCCAGTAACGACGGCACTGCGAAAATCTATGTCTATCAGGCCGATGGATCGTGGCGGGAAGAGTTCACTATCCACCACGATAGTCGGGTCAAATTAGCCAGCTTCAGCGCCGATAGTAGCCGTGTGTTGACCGCCAGTGGCGACGGGACAGCAAAAATCCATGTTCTGAAGGAGAATCGATCATGGCAAGAAGAAGTGACCATCAGCCATGATGGTCCGATCTATTTAGCCGAATTCAGCGCCGATAGTAGCCATGTGTTGACCGCCAGCAGAGATGGGACAGCAAAAATCCATGGTCAGAAGAAGGATAGATCATGGAAAAGAGAGGTGACCATCAACCATGATGGTCCGATCAATATAGCCAGCTTCAGTAATGATGGTAGCCATGTGATGACTGTCGGCGAAGATAACCTGGTGAAAATCACGGGCAAATCCGCCGATGGATCATGGCAAGTAAAATTTATCGTTATCCATGAGGACTGGGTCAACTCAGCCAACTTTAGCCCCGATAACCGCTATCTGGTGACCGCAAGTGACGACGGCACGGCAAAAATCACTGGCCAGAAAGACGATGGATCATGGCAAGAAGAGTACATTAGCATCAATGGTTCGATCTTTGCGACCAACTTCAGCCCCGATAGCCGACATGTACTGACTGTCGGCAGGGATGATAATCTGGTTAAAATCATTGGTAAAAGGGCCGACGGATCATGGGGAGTAAAAACCATCATTTCTCATAGTGATCTTGTCAGCACCGCCATCTTCAGTCCCGATAGCCGCCATGTGATGACCACCAGTCTCGACAATCAGGCAAAAATCTACGGTGAAAAGACCGATGCATTATGGGAAGAAGAAATCACTATCCACCACAATGATTTGGTCTTCACAGCCATCTTCAGTCCCGATAGCCAACATGCGGTAATCGCCAGTGATGATGGAACGGCAAAAATCCATAACCTCAAGCATGATGGGTCGTGGGAAGAAGGGCGCACTATCTATGATATACGTCAGGCCTCTGACGCCAGCTTCAGTCCCGATGGCCGCTTTGTGATGACCTTTGGGAATGGTCTCGCGAAAATCAATGACCTGAATGGCGCTGCCCAAATCAATATCCGCCACTTCTATCCAATCTTCACAGCCAGCTTCAGCGCCAATAGCCGCTTTGTACTGACCCAAAGTTTTTTGTCAGACCCTGATGGTTTCGGCGAAATTGTGAAAATTACTGAACTATGGAAGGAAGAGTAA
- a CDS encoding RING finger domain-containing protein — translation MAFLYFYRTDIQHGLSWRFLANNKGVVGIFTFSLLAMMLAMMLAMMIVPLCYSSTLIDRHHPDGRKVRIEINDGKTRNSTLTVIGGKPAGNADFPSVGNGDNGGNGGFFYLPPPPWGGGGGRPSGLFEIDLAILQPVINWLMPIGKDSGDGRQAANEDGQPSGSRPTGSNDANNHHPQQENQQEKRESPENRENKSPGEGNDSSGDGNNRKDDNGEESQNNASTEDLQILANELLAIIASDEPNAAFKFREMLEMLDMPQRLQVLETKGTNIKGNTVTPLEAILALPRSSHKYSTRNRFIGQLIEAAGNNRQMILSEIVLDIIHKLNQSHQQPQIGDFEKCCFTEYFLQLSLLHSNPVERIRNLLEKISDLAIRSEIINNAQSLTFPTSFLDTLKRFNQHSSLHELLRLSNELRVQNDYIATTAFGDNALRVDKYESRKIIDAECAICKEPFERSSNIVKTPCNHLYHVDCLSQWLKKRLQDRSIRNCPTCRTQLNGLRKKINDFNKLLKKYDDCHSLAIAERAVKEWDKAETSYATLYHFVQFCRHSSQASDDSQFVKLLRTLIHPMNKAEIIHRGKINSAVFSPNNHRVVTASDDGTAKIYVYQSDGSWREEFTILHDGMVKLARFSADSRRVLTACSDGTAKLHILKEDESWQEEVTISHDGPIHLAEFSADSSRVLTASRDGTAKIHGQKEDRSWKKEGTINHHGMIYVARFSADGSHVVTVGDDNLVKITGKSANGSWQVKFIVIHEGWLNAVNFSPDNRYLVTACEDDTAKIIGQKDDGSWEEEYTSTGGPIFEAHFSPDSRHVMTVGRDDNLVKIIGKRADGSWGAKAIISHSNLINTAIFSPDSRHVMTTSHDDQAKIYGEKTDALWEEEITIHHNDLILTAIFSPDSQHAVITSYDGTAKIHNLKNDGSWEEGRTIHDIRQASHASFSADGRFVMTFGNVIDGIDGIDGAVKINDLNGAIKIVIRYVRPIFSASFSANSRFVLTHSYLSDSDGFGDIVKITELWKEE, via the coding sequence ATGGCGTTCCTTTATTTTTACAGAACAGACATTCAACACGGATTGTCCTGGCGTTTTCTGGCAAATAATAAGGGCGTGGTTGGTATTTTTACTTTTTCCCTGCTAGCTATGATGCTAGCTATGATGCTAGCTATGATGATTGTGCCGTTATGCTATTCCTCAACCCTTATTGACCGTCATCATCCTGATGGGCGCAAGGTTCGGATTGAGATCAATGATGGGAAAACCCGCAATAGCACCCTGACAGTGATAGGAGGCAAGCCCGCTGGCAACGCCGATTTTCCCAGTGTCGGCAACGGAGACAACGGAGGCAACGGGGGCTTCTTTTATTTGCCGCCTCCTCCCTGGGGAGGTGGCGGCGGCAGGCCATCGGGATTGTTCGAAATTGACCTGGCTATTCTGCAACCCGTCATCAACTGGCTGATGCCCATAGGTAAGGATTCTGGTGATGGCCGACAGGCAGCCAATGAGGATGGTCAACCCTCTGGCAGCAGACCCACAGGATCAAATGATGCAAATAACCACCACCCTCAACAGGAAAATCAACAGGAAAAAAGAGAATCACCTGAAAATCGAGAGAACAAATCACCAGGAGAAGGCAATGATAGCAGTGGAGATGGCAATAACAGAAAAGACGACAATGGAGAGGAAAGTCAAAATAATGCTTCGACTGAGGACCTTCAGATACTTGCCAACGAGCTTCTGGCCATCATTGCAAGCGACGAACCCAACGCCGCTTTTAAATTCAGGGAAATGTTAGAGATGCTGGACATGCCTCAGCGTTTGCAGGTTCTGGAAACAAAAGGCACAAACATCAAGGGCAATACGGTTACTCCTCTTGAGGCGATATTGGCACTGCCGCGTTCTTCCCATAAGTACTCAACACGCAACCGATTTATCGGGCAGCTGATAGAAGCCGCTGGCAACAACCGCCAGATGATTTTGTCTGAAATTGTTCTGGACATAATCCACAAGCTCAACCAATCTCACCAACAACCACAGATAGGGGATTTCGAAAAATGTTGCTTTACTGAGTACTTCCTTCAATTGTCCCTGCTTCATTCAAACCCGGTTGAGCGTATTCGCAATCTATTAGAAAAAATATCAGATTTAGCCATCAGGAGTGAGATTATAAATAATGCGCAATCATTGACATTTCCCACCTCTTTTCTGGATACCTTGAAACGATTTAACCAGCACTCATCGCTCCATGAATTATTACGCTTATCAAATGAACTGCGTGTACAAAATGATTACATAGCGACCACTGCTTTCGGCGATAATGCACTGCGTGTGGATAAATATGAATCCAGAAAAATTATTGATGCAGAGTGCGCGATATGTAAGGAGCCGTTTGAACGCTCGTCAAATATAGTGAAAACGCCCTGTAATCACCTTTATCACGTTGATTGTTTAAGTCAGTGGCTCAAAAAAAGGTTGCAGGATCGTTCAATTAGAAATTGTCCTACCTGTCGTACACAATTAAATGGCTTAAGAAAAAAAATTAACGACTTTAACAAACTATTGAAAAAATACGACGATTGTCATTCTTTAGCTATTGCAGAAAGAGCAGTCAAGGAATGGGATAAAGCAGAAACAAGTTATGCAACCTTGTACCATTTTGTCCAATTTTGCCGACATAGCAGCCAGGCATCTGATGATTCACAGTTTGTAAAACTCTTGCGAACCCTCATTCATCCCATGAACAAAGCCGAAATTATCCATCGCGGCAAGATCAACTCAGCCGTCTTCAGCCCCAATAACCACCGTGTGGTGACCGCCAGTGACGACGGCACTGCGAAAATCTATGTCTATCAGTCCGATGGATCCTGGCGGGAAGAGTTCACTATCCTCCACGATGGTATGGTCAAATTAGCCCGCTTCAGCGCCGATAGTCGCCGTGTGTTGACCGCCTGTAGCGATGGGACAGCAAAACTCCATATTCTGAAGGAGGATGAATCATGGCAAGAAGAAGTGACCATCAGCCATGATGGTCCGATCCATTTAGCCGAATTCAGCGCCGATAGTAGCCGTGTGTTGACCGCCAGCAGAGATGGGACAGCAAAAATCCATGGTCAGAAGGAGGATAGATCATGGAAAAAAGAAGGGACTATCAACCATCATGGTATGATCTATGTAGCCAGATTCAGTGCTGATGGTAGCCATGTGGTGACTGTCGGCGATGATAATCTGGTGAAAATCACGGGCAAATCTGCCAATGGATCATGGCAAGTAAAATTTATCGTTATCCATGAGGGCTGGCTCAACGCAGTCAACTTTAGCCCCGATAACCGCTATCTGGTGACCGCCTGTGAAGACGACACGGCAAAAATCATTGGCCAGAAAGACGATGGATCATGGGAAGAAGAATACACTAGCACCGGTGGTCCGATCTTTGAGGCCCACTTCAGCCCCGATAGCCGACATGTAATGACTGTCGGCAGGGATGATAATCTGGTTAAAATCATTGGTAAAAGGGCCGACGGATCATGGGGAGCAAAAGCCATCATTTCCCATAGTAATCTTATCAACACAGCCATCTTCAGTCCCGATAGCCGCCATGTGATGACCACCAGTCACGACGATCAGGCAAAAATCTACGGCGAAAAGACCGATGCATTATGGGAAGAAGAAATCACTATCCACCACAATGATTTGATCTTAACAGCCATCTTCAGCCCCGATAGCCAACATGCAGTCATCACCAGTTATGATGGAACGGCAAAAATCCATAACCTCAAGAATGATGGATCATGGGAAGAAGGACGCACTATCCATGATATACGTCAGGCCTCTCATGCCAGCTTCAGTGCCGATGGCCGCTTTGTGATGACCTTTGGGAATGTGATCGATGGGATCGATGGGATCGATGGGGCCGTGAAAATCAATGACCTGAATGGCGCTATCAAAATCGTTATCCGCTACGTCCGCCCAATCTTCTCAGCCAGCTTCAGCGCCAATAGCCGCTTTGTACTGACCCACAGTTATTTGTCAGACTCTGATGGTTTCGGCGACATTGTGAAAATTACTGAACTGTGGAAGGAAGAGTAA
- a CDS encoding RING finger domain-containing protein, whose amino-acid sequence MAFLDFSKTNIQYGLFWRFPNKKGVIGIFVFSLLAMMLAMMLAMMLAMVIVPLCYSSNLIDSHHPDGRKVRIEINDRKARNSTLTVTGGKPAGNADFPSVGNGDNGGFFYLPPPPWGGGGGRPSGLFEIDLTILQPVINWLMSIGKGSGDGRQAGNEDGQPSGSRPNAGANDATTPHQQEQSEAPENRENKSPGEGNSSSGDGNNRKDDNGEQSKNNASTQDLQLLANELLAIIESDDPNAVFKFREMLDKLDMPQRLQVLETKGTNIRGNTVTPLEAILALPGSSDEHSTRNRFIEQLIAATDDHYLMMLSDDSHLMSASETIGDYIAITSFRDNALRVDKHESGQIIDTECAVCQEQFVRSSKIVKTPCNHLYHVDCLNQWLKKRRWDQLIRNCPTCRTQLNGLTIKLNDFNKLLKKYDSCHSLVTANRATEQCNKTETNYPALYHFIQFCRHSSQASDDSQFVKLLRSLIHPVTKARIRHDDRVNSATFSANNHLVVTASRDGTAKIYANQSDGSWKEEFTIRHSGSVKSASFSADSRRVLTAGKDGKAKIYVRKEDGSWQKEITIRHRGSIKSATFSVDNGRVLTASKDRTAKIHVLKEDGSWKEEVTIRHTCPIHLASLSADGSHVVTVGKDNRVKITSKSADGSWQKKIVTAHKSRVNSAIFSPNNRHVVTASYDGTAKIITRKDDDSWEEELAISHIRTDGPIMSATFSPDSQHVLTVGKDNLVKIIGKRADGSWVVKAIISHSDRVYSAAFSPDSHHVVTASFDTQAKIYGEKTDALWEEEITIHHNDWVFSATFSPDSQHAVTTTDDGTAKIHNYKNDGSWEEGLTIHHNARVTSATVSADSRFVMTFGMDGIAKINYLKGAANQITIRHPNTITLASFSANSRFVLTQSYLSDFNVPGSIVKITELWKEE is encoded by the coding sequence ATGGCGTTCCTTGATTTTTCCAAAACAAATATTCAATACGGATTGTTCTGGCGCTTCCCAAACAAAAAGGGCGTGATTGGTATTTTTGTTTTTTCCCTGCTGGCTATGATGCTAGCTATGATGCTAGCTATGATGCTAGCTATGGTGATTGTGCCGTTATGCTATTCCTCAAACCTTATTGACTCTCATCATCCCGATGGGCGCAAGGTTCGGATTGAAATCAATGATAGGAAAGCACGCAATAGCACACTGACAGTGACAGGAGGCAAGCCCGCTGGCAATGCCGATTTTCCCAGTGTCGGCAACGGAGACAACGGAGGCTTCTTTTATTTGCCGCCTCCTCCCTGGGGAGGTGGAGGCGGCAGGCCATCGGGATTGTTCGAAATTGACCTGACTATTCTACAACCCGTCATCAACTGGCTGATGTCCATAGGTAAGGGTTCTGGTGATGGCCGACAGGCAGGTAATGAGGATGGTCAACCCTCTGGCAGCAGACCCAATGCAGGAGCAAATGACGCAACTACCCCCCATCAACAGGAGCAAAGCGAAGCACCCGAAAATCGAGAGAACAAATCACCGGGAGAAGGTAATAGTAGCAGCGGCGATGGCAATAACAGAAAAGACGACAATGGAGAGCAGAGTAAAAATAATGCTTCGACTCAGGACCTTCAGCTACTTGCCAACGAGCTTTTAGCCATCATTGAAAGCGACGATCCCAACGCTGTTTTTAAATTCAGGGAAATGCTGGATAAGCTGGACATGCCTCAGCGTTTGCAGGTTCTGGAAACAAAAGGCACAAACATCAGGGGCAATACAGTTACTCCTCTTGAAGCGATATTGGCACTGCCAGGTTCTTCCGATGAGCACTCAACACGCAACCGATTTATCGAGCAGCTGATAGCAGCCACTGACGACCACTACCTGATGATGTTGTCTGACGACAGCCACCTGATGAGTGCCTCTGAAACCATAGGTGATTACATCGCTATCACTTCTTTTCGCGATAATGCACTGCGTGTGGATAAACATGAATCTGGACAAATTATTGATACAGAGTGCGCAGTATGTCAGGAGCAGTTTGTACGCTCGTCAAAGATAGTGAAAACGCCCTGCAATCACCTTTATCACGTAGATTGTTTAAATCAGTGGCTCAAAAAAAGGAGGTGGGACCAATTAATTAGAAATTGTCCTACCTGTCGTACACAATTAAATGGCTTAACAATAAAACTTAACGACTTTAACAAATTATTGAAAAAATACGACAGTTGTCACTCTTTAGTGACTGCAAACAGAGCAACTGAGCAATGTAATAAAACAGAAACAAATTACCCCGCCTTGTACCATTTTATCCAATTTTGCCGACATAGCAGCCAGGCATCTGATGATTCACAGTTTGTAAAACTCTTGCGAAGCCTCATTCATCCCGTGACAAAAGCCAGGATCCGCCATGACGATCGAGTCAACTCAGCCACCTTCAGCGCCAATAACCACCTTGTGGTGACCGCCAGTCGCGATGGCACTGCAAAAATCTATGCCAATCAGTCCGATGGATCATGGAAGGAAGAATTCACTATCCGCCACAGTGGTTCGGTCAAATCAGCTAGCTTCAGCGCCGACAGTCGCCGTGTGTTGACCGCCGGCAAAGATGGTAAAGCAAAAATCTATGTTCGGAAGGAGGATGGATCATGGCAAAAAGAAATCACTATCCGCCACCGTGGGTCCATTAAATCAGCCACCTTCAGCGTCGACAATGGCCGTGTGTTGACCGCCAGCAAAGATCGTACAGCAAAAATCCATGTTCTGAAGGAGGATGGATCATGGAAAGAAGAAGTAACCATCCGCCATACTTGTCCTATCCATTTAGCCAGCCTCAGTGCCGATGGTAGTCATGTGGTGACTGTCGGCAAAGATAACCGGGTAAAAATCACGAGCAAATCAGCCGATGGATCATGGCAAAAAAAAATTGTCACTGCCCATAAGAGCCGTGTCAACTCAGCCATTTTTAGCCCCAATAACCGCCATGTGGTGACCGCCAGTTACGATGGCACGGCAAAAATCATTACCCGGAAAGACGATGACTCATGGGAAGAAGAACTCGCCATCAGCCACATTCGCACCGATGGTCCGATCATGTCAGCCACCTTCAGCCCCGATAGCCAACATGTACTGACTGTCGGCAAGGATAATCTGGTTAAAATCATTGGTAAACGGGCCGACGGATCATGGGTAGTAAAAGCCATCATTTCCCACAGTGATCGTGTCTACTCTGCTGCCTTCAGTCCCGATAGCCACCATGTGGTGACCGCGAGTTTCGACACACAGGCAAAAATCTACGGCGAAAAGACCGATGCATTATGGGAAGAAGAAATCACTATCCACCACAATGATTGGGTCTTCTCAGCCACCTTCAGTCCCGATAGCCAACATGCAGTTACCACCACTGATGATGGAACGGCAAAAATCCATAACTACAAGAATGATGGATCATGGGAAGAAGGACTCACTATCCATCATAATGCTCGGGTCACTTCAGCCACCGTCAGTGCCGATAGCCGCTTTGTGATGACCTTTGGTATGGATGGTATCGCGAAAATCAATTACCTGAAGGGCGCCGCTAACCAAATCACTATCCGCCACCCCAATACCATCACCTTAGCCAGCTTCAGCGCCAATAGCCGCTTTGTGCTAACCCAAAGCTATTTGTCAGACTTTAATGTTCCCGGCAGCATTGTGAAAATTACTGAACTATGGAAGGAAGAGTAA
- a CDS encoding DUF29 domain-containing protein yields the protein MSSLYETDYHQWLSQQREFLIQGQLDQLDVENLIEELELGIKQDFKTLKSHLMILLTHLLKWDYQEKVLQDPWVEKYVKHTWLPSINNPRAQIQELIKNNANLKHQISEALIQTYSTAKQRAIREMSKYARHENQKLNENSFPGECPWSFEQIMDDDWPVLRKK from the coding sequence ATGAGCAGCTTATACGAGACTGACTACCATCAATGGCTGAGTCAGCAACGGGAATTCCTCATTCAAGGGCAGTTAGATCAGTTAGATGTTGAAAACTTGATTGAGGAATTGGAGTTGGGTATTAAGCAAGACTTTAAGACATTAAAATCACACTTGATGATCCTATTGACACACTTATTAAAATGGGATTATCAGGAAAAAGTTTTACAAGACCCGTGGGTTGAGAAATATGTAAAACATACATGGCTGCCAAGCATTAATAACCCAAGGGCACAAATTCAAGAATTGATTAAAAACAATGCCAATCTAAAACACCAGATAAGCGAAGCTTTAATTCAAACTTATTCTACGGCTAAACAAAGAGCAATTAGGGAAATGAGTAAATATGCTCGACATGAGAACCAGAAGCTTAACGAAAATAGCTTCCCTGGTGAATGCCCTTGGAGTTTTGAGCAGATAATGGATGATGATTGGCCCGTTCTGAGGAAAAAGTAG
- a CDS encoding DUF29 domain-containing protein, giving the protein MNSLYETDYHQWLTNQVALLRDRNFDQLDLENLLEDLELGIESKVDNLEHFLINLIHHLLKMDYQTTVLKDTVATERVLKGWMVTVCTCRSGINKLIRKNHSLAPRIEGALKVAYAYGKQDAIKAMNLYVNKNQKLDNNSFPDECPWSYDQLMTEDWYPLNGVEL; this is encoded by the coding sequence ATGAATAGCTTATATGAGACTGACTATCACCAGTGGCTAACCAATCAGGTAGCTTTGCTGAGAGATCGTAATTTTGACCAGTTGGATTTAGAAAATTTGTTGGAGGACTTGGAGTTGGGTATAGAATCCAAGGTAGATAATCTTGAGCATTTTCTGATAAATCTTATACACCACTTGCTTAAAATGGATTACCAAACGACGGTATTAAAGGACACTGTAGCAACGGAAAGAGTGCTTAAAGGTTGGATGGTTACGGTATGCACCTGTAGGAGTGGGATTAATAAACTAATCAGAAAAAATCACAGTTTAGCACCGAGAATTGAGGGTGCTTTAAAGGTGGCTTATGCCTATGGTAAACAAGACGCCATTAAAGCTATGAACCTTTATGTTAATAAAAACCAGAAACTTGATAACAATAGCTTTCCAGATGAATGCCCTTGGTCTTACGATCAGTTAATGACCGAAGACTGGTATCCACTGAACGGAGTTGAACTATGA